The following are encoded together in the Panicum virgatum strain AP13 chromosome 6K, P.virgatum_v5, whole genome shotgun sequence genome:
- the LOC120712545 gene encoding uncharacterized protein LOC120712545 codes for MAPPPPPLPDDVIPDILLRVRPDDPASLVRASVVCKFWRRALADPSFAARYRVLHPGAPPVLGFLYRPEDLQVTRFAPTSSFRVADRPMGHPLDCRHGRAVLYDYDIRVQGFVVWDPATGAQCDAPGRHVPDVFTNVAVLCAGAEGCDHRACARGPFIVAFVGVENPEKYYLDAHASFYSSDTGEWSVHINVHLNYDRYDLVQDRQAALVGEALYFVGEDRSLLRFRYGIQRRLPGIAFLTAGYTSDHILSVIEPPPGGKLLGDVVAMEAEGGGLGLASLSRGRLSLWARDAGHAGDDAAGWVLRRAIDLGAVLPVGVKPKKRLRGAHLCGIAHEAGVIFVSTKDGVFTVKLGSPLQGRKVSDVANLKHVFPFESFYTEAFLLKMASGR; via the exons atggcgccgcctccgccgcccctgccggaCGATGTCATCCCGGACATCCTCCTCCGCGTCCGGCCGGACGACCCCGCGAGCCTGGTCCGCGCCTCCGTCGTCTGCAAGTTCTggcgccgcgccctcgccgacCCGTCCTTCGCCGCCCGCTACCGCGTGCTCCACCCCGGGGCGCCCCCGGTGCTCGGCTTCCTCTACCGCCCGGAGGACCTCCAGGTCACCCGCTTCGCGCCCACCTCGTCCTTCCGCGTCGCCGACCGCCCAATGGGCCACCCGCTCGActgccgccacggccgcgccgTCCTGTACGACTACGACATCCGCGTACAGGGCTTCGTCGTGTGGGACCCGGCCACCGGCGCGCAGTGCGACGCCCCCGGCCGCCACGTCCCGGACGTGTTCACCAACGTGGCCGTGCTCTGCGCCGGGGCCGAGGGCTGCGACCACCGCGCCTGCGCCAGGGGCCCCTTCATCGTCGCCTTCGTCGGCGTCGAGAATCCGGAAAAGTACTACCTCGACGCGCACGCCTCCTTCTACTCGTCCGACACCGGCGAGTGGAGCGTCCACATCAACGTCCACCTCAACTACGACCGCTACGACCTCGTCCAGGACCGGCAGGCCGCGCTCGTGGGCGAGGCGCTCTACTTCGTCGGCGAGGACCGGAGCCTCCTCCGGTTCCGGTACGGCATCCAGCGCCGGCTGCCGGGCATCGCCTTCCTCACGGCGGGGTACACCTCGGACCACATCCTGTCGGTGatcgagccgccgccgggcggGAAGCTCCTCGGCGACGTGGTCGCCATggaggcggagggcggcgggctGGGGCTCGCCAGCCTGAGCCGCGGCCGGCTCTCGCTGTGGGCGAGGGACGCGGGCCACGCCGGGGACGACGCCGCCGGGTGGGTGCTGCGCCGAGCCATCGATCTGGGGGCGGTGCTCCCCGTCGGCGTCAAACCCAAGAAGCGGCTCAGGGGAGCGCATCTGTGCGGAATCGCCCATGAGGCCGGCGTCATCTTCGTGAGCACCAAAGACGGCGTCTTCACCGTCAAGCTCGGGTCGCCGTTGCAGGGGAGGAAGGTGTCCGACGTTGCCAATCTCAAGCACGTCTTTCCCTTCGAGAGCTTCTACACCGAAGCGTTTCTG CTGAAGATGGCTAGCGGCAGATAG